In Sphaeramia orbicularis chromosome 3, fSphaOr1.1, whole genome shotgun sequence, a genomic segment contains:
- the LOC115417203 gene encoding latent-transforming growth factor beta-binding protein 4 → MGAQKRLLAAVVALLCIFPTVCGAEGCSGFRHLENGQTFFRYGGLLVIFHCHRGYKLHGHKTNSCVSGHWSRDPPVCVGSGCSHPGPLIHGTSSRNEAGSWAVFSCNSGFKLHGSSMLYCKGRTWNDTKPVCKEFDMMRPDLQKPNVNQNLQSTVGLKTQQQSHYDSHTQIATKDIHPKFGFERHQKAKVLIKDRIQAVHPGAQETDEAQRGPDKQTGGHTSDANAVKAEADKQSGFMQETQVLLTPGTPTASRSTSPSAAVSFTQPSVSDTQGSSSSASSVTFAPASPLHHTRTENPSTPHPDVTSSETVSQSPKAADEDQKAHADLQCLPLFQPGPADEEHPIEHSPASTPSDAGEPALDASLLPTIQMKTEYPTSKMKDSTRPALFSRRPVCPYPPVPAHGTFYFRNIENPGPREFRHYIQYACYPGYTLAHGDVHSYCQRGGVWSGVTPVCLELTPCSVNNGGCSQLCVHSQHYNQSSSQTQTRTQCLCRPGFTLLDDGRTCRDFDECVEGQPRCQQRCINTFGSFKCACDDGYQPAPNQTCTDVDECLLPTGVTGCVFGCINTSGSFHCRCPVGYSLQSADGHCRDTDECAVNDGLGPCSERCLNSPGSYRCSCSYGHTLAGDGHTCVAECPSGYKKQAAPDNSTSTLKEECVDINECEEERCEWQCVNLPGSYHCICPRGYTLQRDGRRCKDINECNRKNGGCSHLCINQRGTYKCACPPSHRLSPYSWKKCVPKQL, encoded by the exons ATGGGAGCTCAGAAGAGGCTCCTGGCGGCGGTTGTCGCTCTTCTTTGCATCTTCCCTACAG TTTGTGGAGCTGAGGGATGCAGCGGTTTTAGACATCTGGAGAACGGACAGACGTTTTTCCGTTACGGCGGGCTGCTTGTGATCTTCCATTGTCACCGTGGCTACAAGCTCCATGGACATAAAACCAACAGCTGCGTGTCTGGACACTGGTCCCGAGACCCTCCAGTCTGTGTTG GCTCTGGCTGCTCCCACCCTGGACCTCTCATCCATGGGACAAGCAGCAGGAATGAAGCTGGCTCTTGGGCAGTTTTCAGCTGTAACAGTGGTTTTAAACTCCATGGGTCTTCTATGTTGTATTGTAAGGGTCGTACTTGGAATGACACAAAGCCTGTGTGCAAAG AGTTCGACATGATGCGCCCTGACCTGCAAAAGCCAAACGTAAACCAGAACCTCCAGTCTACTGTAGGTCTGAAAACACAGCAGCAGTCCCACTATGATTCTCATACACAGATTGCCACTAAAGACATACACCCCAAATTCGGTTTCGAGAGGCATCAAAAAGCTAAAGTTCTCATTAAAGACAGGATCCAGGCGGTCCACCCTGGAGCTCAAGAAACAGATGAAGCTCAGCGTGGACCAGACAAGCAGACTGGAGGGCATACCTCAGATGCAAACGCTGTCAAAGCAGAAGCAGACAAACAAAGTGGATTCATGCAGGAAACACAAGTGCTGCTCACACCTGGTACACCGACAGCCTCTAGATCTACGTCTCCATCTGCTGCCGTTTCGTTTACCCAGCCGTCAGTGTCAGACACACAGGGGTCATCATCTTCAGCCTCCTCTGTGACGTTTGCACCGGCTTCACCCCTGCATCACACCAGAACTGAAAACCCCTCCACACCTCATCCTGATGTGACGTCTTCGGAAACAGTATCTCAGTCTCCTAAAGCTGCAGATGAAGACCAGAAGGCCCACGCTGACCTCCAGTGTCTTCCTCTGTTTCAGCCTGGTCCTGCAGATGAAGAGCATcccatagagcacag TCCCGCCTCCACCCCTTCAGACGCAGGAGAACCAGCGCTCGACGCCAGTTTACTTCCAACGATCCAAATGAAGACAGAATATCCCACCAGTAAGATGAAGGACAGCACCCGACCTGCTCTGTTTTCCAGACGGCCTGTGTGTCCGTACCCTCCTGTACCCGCTCATGGTACTTTCTACTTCCGTAACATTGAGAATCCAGGTCCCAGAGAGTTCAGACATTACATACAGTACGCCTGTTACCCTGGTTATACGCTGGCTCATGGAGACGTGCACAGCTACTGCCAGCGGGGGGGCGTCTGGAGCGGAGTCACACCTGTGTGTTTGG AGTTGACACCGTGCTCAGTTAACAATGGAGGCTGTTCCCAGCTGTGTGTTCACTCCCAACACTACAACCAGAGCTCCAGtcagacccagaccaggactcaGTGCCTCTGCAGACCTGGATTCACTCTGCTGGATGATGGGCGAACGTGTCGAG atttcGATGAGTGTGTGGAGGGGCAGCCCCGGTGTCAGCAGAGATGCATCAACACTTTCGGCTCTTTTAAGTGCGCCTGTGATGACGGCTATCAACCCGCTCCTAATCAGACCTGCACAG ATGTGGACGAGTGCCTGCTGCCCACAGGTGTGACAGGTTGTGTGTTTGGCTGCATAAACACTTCTGGGAGTTTCCACTGTCGGTGTCCTGTTGGTTATAGCCTTCAGTCTGCAGACGGACACTGCCGAG aTACAGATGAGTGTGCAGTAAACGATGGTTTGGGACCATGTTCGGAGCGGTGTCTTAACTCCCCAGGATCTTACCGCTGCTCCTGCTCGTATGGACACACCTTAGCAGGTGACGGACACACCTGTGTGGCAGAGTGTCCATCTGGGTACAAGAAACAAGCAGCGCCTGATAATTCAACATCAACTCTGAAAGAGGAGTGTGTAG ATATAAATGAGTGTGAGGAGGAAAGGTGCGAGTGGCAGTGTGTGAACCTGCCGGGCTCATACCACTGCATCTGTCCCAGAGGATACACACTGCAAAGAGACGGCCGACGCTGCAAAG ATATAAACGAATGCAATCGTAAAAACGGAGGGTGTTCCCACCTGTGTATCAATCAGAGAGGTACATATAAATGTGCCTGCCCACCCTCCCATCGCCTCTCCCCCTACAGCTGGAAGAAATGTGTACCAAAACAACTGTGA